The Apibacter raozihei DNA segment AAATACCAATATTTTATTTTTTTTATTACATTTACTATCTGTTTGTTTTTATCAATTATTTTTAATAAAATTCACAAAATGACTACTAATAATCGTTTACTTTCATTGGATATTTTGAGGGGAATCACTATTGCCGGTATGATTCTCGTTAACAATCCGGGATCCTGGAACTTTGTTTATGCACCTCTAGGACATGCAGAATGGAATGGCCTTACTCCTACCGATCTCATATTTCCCTTTTTTATGTTTATCATGGGAGTATCCATGTATATTTCTCTTAAAAAACTAAATTTCAGTCATACTAATGATACTTTATATAAAATTCTAAAACGTTCGATTATTATTTTCATCATCGGGCTGGGAATAGCTTGGTTTTCATTATTTTGCAGAACTTATCAACAAACTGATAATTTACCATTTATAGATCGTTTTTTAAATTCCCTTTTGAATTTTGATAAAATACGAATTCTTGGTGTATTGCAACGCTTAGCTTTATCTTATTGTTTTGCCTCTCTCCTTGTAATCTTTATACGTCATAAGTATATTCCATATATAGTAGGTTCAACCTTAATTGTGTATTTCTTGATTTTATACTTTGGAGACGGTTTTGATAAAAGCGAAAATAATATTGTATCTGTGATAGATAGGGCTATTTTAGGTGTAAACCATATGTATAAAGATGCAGGTCTGGCTATTGATCCGGAAGGTATATTAAGTACTATTCCTTCAGTCTGTCAAGTACTCATAGGTTTTTATTGTGGAAAAATTATGCTTAACAGTAAAGATAATTATTCCCGGATAGTCAACTTATTTATTGTTGGAACTCTTCTCACATTTACAGGTTTTTTACTAAGTTACGGTTGTCCTATCAATAAAAAAATATGGTCTCCTACCTTTGTATTAGTATCCTGCGGAATGGCTTCCAGTTTTTTAGCTTTGTTAATATGGATTATTGATATACATGGATACCATAAATGGACATTCTACTTTAAATCCTTTGGAGTAAATCCTCTGTTTATTTTTGTTATGGCTGGAATCTTATCTACCATACTTAGAGTTATTTCTTTCTCTTCCGATTCGGAAAGCATTAATTTACATGGTTTTATATATTCTGATATCTTACAACCTATTTTTGGAAACTATCCGGGCTCTCTGATATTTGCCATAAGTTTTATGACCTTATGCTGGTTGATCGGCTATATATTGTATAGAAGAAAGATTTTTATAAAAGTTTAATATTATTCAATGATTAATTTGTATTTATCTAAAAGACCTTTAATATCATTAATTGAAAATTTAGAATTTTTCAGTTTATTACGTTCGGGATCTAAAGAAAAATTATAAGCAGTTCTAAAATCAGAAGTTTCCAGATTATTTTCCTGAAAAACAGCTCCCATCAGATCTGATTTTTCGAAAGTTGCCTGAGGAAGATCTGATTCAATAAATTCTACTTCGTGAAGACTACAATTTATAAATTTTATTTTTTTCATTTTAATCTTATAAAAAGAGCTGAAATTAAGTATTGAATTTTCAAATGTAAAGTATAAGAGAAAAGGATTACAGTTTTCAAAATGTAAACCCAGCAGTTTGCAATTTTTAAAACTAACTTTTTGTAATGACGTATTATTTAATTTTGCCATGCTTATATCGCAATTTTCAAACTTACAATCTATAAAATTGTATCCGGAAATATCCACTTCTGAAAAATTACAATTGGTAAAAGAGCAATTTTCATAATCTCCTATAATAAATTTATCCACTAATAAATCCTCTCCTTTAAAATCCTGGTCACGTATATACAGAGTATTCATTTTTTATTTATATTAAACATTTCTAATTATTGAAATAAACTTTTATCTAATTAAGCATAAATTAATTACAAAGACTTCGATCTACATAGATTTTATTGCCTTTGCTATTTATATAATAACAACCTCCCCTTGGCCCTCTAATATATTGTTTTTCAGATTTTTTTTAGATTTATTGCTCTTTATAGATTTATTAGGTTGATATATAGTCCCTTTTTGTTTCTCTTTACCGTTTATACCAGATATTCTTTTTACTTTCTTTGTGTTTATTGAACTTAAAACATTCTGTTCATTTTGTGGAACTAACTTTATTTGCTGTAATTTTTTTCTTGATTGAAATCTACTTTCTCCTCATTTTTTTGTTCCTGAACAAAAAAACTACCTTCATTTACCAATGACTTTTGTTTTTTAAGTGTATTACTATCCTCTATTTTTCCATTAAAAATTATCGATAAAATACCCGAGAACAAAACAATTTCATATTTCAAAAACCTGCTTAATTTAAAACCTAATAAATTCTCAATACACCTTCTAATTATAGGAAAACAAATTAATCCTCCTTTTAAAATAATTATGCATAAGAAACTATATTTTTGTTCATGTTTGAATATCAAAACTGATGATAAAGTCAGAAAAATCCCTATTAGGCATCGTATACTTATCATTATAACCCTTACCACATCTTAATATTTAATATAAAGATACGGTAATTCACCCTAATATAATATAATTATAAAATTTTACGTGCGTTATTTAACTTTATTTTCTAATAATAAATAAAAAGCATATTCCAAAGCTACTTCTTTGAGCGATTCAAATCTTCCGCTGGCTCCTCCATGTCCAGCATCCATATTGGTTTCCAAAAGTAAAAGATTGGAATCAGTTTTAAGTTCTCTTAATTTGGCAACCCACTTAACCGGTTCCCAATATTGCACCTGAGAATCATGTAGCCCTGTAGTGACCAGCATGTTAGGGTATTCTTTAGCTTCTACATTATCATAGGGGGAATAGGATTTCATGTACTCATAATATTCTTTATCGTTAGGATTTCCCCATTCATCGTATTCTCCTGTAGTCAGAGGAATGCTATCATCTAACATGGTAGTTACCACATCTACAAAGGGTACATCTGCCACTACCCCGTTAAACAACTCAGGAGCATAATTTACAACAGCCCCCATCAATAATCCGCCGGCACTTCCTCCATTAGCATATAAATGCTGGGCTGAGGTGTAACCTTCATCAATTAAATACGAAGCACAATCTATAAAATCAAAAAAAGTATTTTTCTTTTTTAACATCTTCCCATTTTCATACCAGGGTCTTCCTAAATCCTCTCCTCCCCTCACATGAGCAATAGCATAGATAAACCCTCTATCCAGCAAAGACAAACGAAGAGAACTAAATGTAGGATCCATAGAATATCCATACGAACCGTAAGCGTATAAAAGCAATGGAGTTTCTTTGGATAGCGGTGTATTTTTATTTTTAACCAGAGATACAGGTATCTTTACTCCGTCTCTTGAAGTAGCCCAAAGTCTGTGAGTTTCGTAATTGTTTTTATCGAATCCTCCTAAAACCTCCTGCTCTTTTAAAATGGTTTTTTCCCGGGTTTCCATATCAAAATCAATATCACTCCAGGGGGTTGTCAGGGAAGTATATCTGTATCTAAGAATCTGGGTATCAAAATCTCTGTTTACCGATATTCCTGCTGTATAAACTTCTTCTCCGAAAGGAAGTAAATAATTTGAAGACTGATCCCAACGGGTTACTTTTATCTGGGTAAGACCATTGCTTCTTTCCTCTACTACCAGATACTTTTTAAAGAGCTCAAACCCTTCTAGTAATACTTCTTTATTATGTGGAATTACTTCTATCCAATTTTCTTTAGAAGTCTTATCTACCGGCGTTTTCATTAATTTGAAATTGAAAGCCTGATCTTTATTGGTGAGTATATAAAAATTATTTTCAAAATGATCGAAAGAATACTCCAAATTCCTTTGTCTTTTCTGAAAAATTTTCCATTCACCACCGGGATTTGAAGCGGAGATGAAACGATATTCATCGGATACCGTACTTCCGGACGATATCACCAGATACTCCATCGATTTGGTTTTACTAACATATACCGTAAAGGTTTCATCCGTTTCATGATAGATCTCAACATCTTCATTCTGGGCAGTTCCTACAACGTGTTTATATACCTTGTCAGATCTTAAGGTTTCAGAATCCTGAACACTATAAAACAAAGTTTTATTATCATTTGCCCAAACGACATTTCCGGTCGTATTTTCCAGTCGATCGGCCAGTATTTCTCCCGTTAACAGATTCTTTATCTGTATAGTATATATTCTTCTCCCTACAGTGTCTGTTGAAAAACATGCCCATTGATTATCCGGACTGATACTAATTCCTCCCAGCTGATAAAATTTATACCCGGAAGCCATCTGATTCACATCAAACATAAGTTGTTCCGGTGCATTTAAATTATCTTTTTTTCTTATATACAGAGGATATTCTCCTCCCTTCACAAACTGTGTAAGGTACCAATATCCGTTAAATTTGTAAGGCGCAGATTCGTCCTCTTCTTTTATTCTGCTTTTCATTTCTGCAAAGAGATCGTTCTGCAATTTTTGAGTGGATTGCATTTGCTCTTGGGTATAAGCATTCTCCTGTTCTAAATATTTTATTACTTCCGGATTTTCTCTATCGTTAAGCCAATAATAATTATCAATTCTCGTATCATTGTGAATGGATAATGTTTTAGGGATCTTTTTTACTTTAGGTGCCTCCATCTTTTTTGTTTCTTGTTTATTCTGCGCTTCAAAATTAAGTGGAAATAAAAACAAAGACAACAATATCAGAGTTTTTATTTGAACTAAAAAGCATCTTTTAACCAGTAATAGTTTATATATCATACTAATTTGTATCTTATTTATACCAGCTAAATATAACTATTTTTTTGATCCTGAATTGATAATAAAAACAGATACGATATTACTTAAATAAAAAAACCGGCAAATTGCCGGTTTTTTAAACTATAAATGATTGGTTACTTTTTTATTACTTTTTTGTTCACTACCTGCCCTTGAGCTTGTACTTGTACCACGTACACCCCTGAAGGCTGATTTTGTATATTCACATCCACTTCGGTGCTATTAGCAAACATTTGGCTATGAATTACTGTTCCGTTGATGTTCACAACATTAAGTTTTCCTTCCGTGACACCTGTAAGCAGTACTTTAAATAAGCCTGACGTTGGATTCGGGGTAATTTTTATTTGAGACTCGGTTAGTGTTGAAGTTTGAGCTTCTACTGACTGAGCTTCTACACAATTACGTCTTACGGAAGAATTTACCGGTGTGTTGGCTATGGATTCTTCTGTAAATCTCGGTTGGTCTTTTGCACATCGTACTGGCATGGCTGTTCTAGGTTGTTCATTCTCTCCTACATCAATTTTTTCTGAACTTCGTTTGTAGTGTAATGATAATGCGTAATTTCTTATACCATTTATCATACTAGCTGACCAAAGTCCTCCGACGTCCCCTGGTTCTAATACTCCGGTACCTTCCTTTGAACCTCTATTAGGATAAGCCCTATACCCTGTAAAAGGTAATTGACCTAAACCTGGGACTGAGACTCCTCTATTCGCAATAATAACGCCTTTATAACCTTTAGTAATAATACTTTTTATATCTACATTCTCTTTTTTCCATGGGGAATTTTCACTCATACTAAAACCATGATCAGGTACTCTCCATCCTTCCGGACAAGGGTCAAAAGGAGATTTTTTAGTAGCATGCCCCCATAAAGTAGGATCTTTTTCAGGCAACCAGTTAGCTTGAATATTTTTATCCCCAATAACATAATATCCAGGGCCAAACATGACGGTTAAAGGATTTTCTACTGATCTTTTCATAACCGATCGGTTTGAATCTCCTTCCCTGAACATATCTCTATAACTTACATCATATATTTCATATTCAGTTATACCTAATTCATGCCAGTAAGCATTATTACTATTTCCCTTGAATATAGAGTAATTACCAAGCCAAGGACTATCTTCGTAGGTAAAAAAAGATGGTAAGGGATCTTTTCTCCCCCATTGATACAACATACCTCCAGTGTGTCTATATACGTTGGGATCTGAAGAAGCTATATCAAATTCCAGGGCTCCCAGATTTCTATCCATAAACTCCGTTGTTAACGGAGGATAAAAACTCTCCGTATTATACGCTAGTTGTTCGAAGTTAAGCTTGCCTGACCCAAATTTCTCCTCTGTAGTATAGGTAACCGAATTTTGAACCGGGCTATTATTAGGTACCCAGATATGCCAACTCCAAAGTATTTTGTCATTAGAGTTACCATTTACTCCGGAGTGAAGGGATACAACAGCATTACCCGATTTGTTTGGATTTACCGTTACTTTAATGGTCGCATTTTCATTCGTTCCTTCTAACACAGGTTTTTTCAACAAATTGGTATCTGTGGTCCAATATATATTCACTGATAATTTTGCCTCTTTATCCGGCCATTCATAATCGGTCAGATATTGGTTATACATAGCATATGCTTTGTTTACCGGTATATGAATGGTTTGGGCATTTTCTTCTTTCACAACCATATAACTGTTCGGATTATTAATTCCTTCGATATATTCAAGCAGATCGGGTGCTAAATATTGGGTTGGATAACTACCAATTTCGGATATACGGGTATCAATTACGCAACGAACCGCTTGTCCTGAATAAGTTGAATTTGCATTCGCAGTCTGAATTTGAAAGAAACCTTTATTTTCATTCTGACTTGCGTCTGATATTATTCGTAAACCAAGTCCTCTTCCATCAATTTCTCTTAGTTCGTTTTTGTACGCCTGAGTAGCTCCCCATAAATATGTTTCTGAAGCTTGATCTTCGTAAACAATAGCACCGTTTGCATATTTTCGATAATGCCCGGTAAGGGATAACTGACCTAATGGATAATTACCTTTTCCGGCTTTAAAATCCATCCCTAATCCCGGATATATTTTTACCGATGGATATCGCGCCCTTACGTATTCACTGCTCAAGTCTTCTTCTTTCGCTCCCAATAGTTCAGTAATTCCCAGCTTATATCCGTTACCCCAAGGCAAGTAAGATGGAAGTTTTGGAACGTCTACATTTACCGAATAGGCAAAGGATGGGACCCTCCAGCCTGACGGACACGGATCAAAAGAAGATTTAAGTGCTGGTTTATAAGTTACCAATCCTGTTTTCGCCTGATTGTTATCTCCCCACAAATCTGCTCGTACTCCTACTCCTGAAAACCAATTTAATAGGCTTTCATGACCATTTTCATTTGGATCGCTTTTAAATATTCTCAGTGGATTCTGAGTTGCATACTGGATATTTTTATTTATATCGGTACCTCCCGGTTTTATAACCGAAAAATTATGCAACTCATTTTGAATTTTACCAAATGGGAATGTACTTATTATTGGAAAGGTGTTATCTATATATCTCATAACAGGAAGAGGATCTTTTCTTCCCCATTGGTACATCAATCCTCCGGAACGATTCCAATCATGCCCTAAAAACGAATTAGACAAGGCTCCCAGGTTACGATCCATAAAGGTATTTGTCATTTCTCCGTTTTGATTGTTTATATACGTCTTTCCCTGGGTAGGATTATCGGTTACCCATACATGCCAGCTCCAATAAACCGGATCTTTTAAAGGATCGCCTGTTGTTCCTACATGTAAGGCTACTACGGCATTCCCTTTTCCTTTTACTCGATTAATCATTACCTTTATTTTGGAATCCTTAGCATTCTGGTCTACAGATACCGAACGTATCAATCCCTCAATATCTTCCCAATATACGGAAGCTGAAAGAGTTCCTTTCGGAATGCCTTTTCCTTCCAAATATTCATTGGTTTCCCACATGGCATAAGCTTTTGCCACGGGGATTTCCAATCCTCCATAGTTATTCGCTTTCGCTGCATCCACATCATAGATGTAACTATTAGGTGCATTCACCTGAGGATCTTTTATAATTTCCGGCCCTGCTAAACAAAGATCCGTTTCAACCGATACTTTAAAATCCTTCCACTGGCTGGCCTGATTATACTTCTTAAGAGTATTTTTCGGTACGGATAATTCAACTTTTGAAAAGTTTATTCCTTTAAATACTTCCGTTCCTAATTGTGGAGGAGTTATAGCACAGATTGAAAGTTTCTCCAATTCACCGCACTCCATAAATGCCCCTGTTTCTATTATTTTTAATGATGACGGCAGATAAATTTCTTTAATTGAAGAATATTTAAATGCTTGGTTGCTTATTTTCTCCAGTCCATTTGGTAAAACTACTTCTCCTTTGAATTGAATAAAGGCTACTGGAGATAAAACTTTTAAATTCAAGGGTAAGATAACTTTACTTGTGTTATTTGTAAAGGCTCCTCCATTCCACCCTCTTAAAAAGTTTTCCAACCGGGAATTTTTTGAAAAATCAAGTACGTTCTCTTCTAACTGAATGTTTGAAAACGCTAGATTATCTATGGTCTCTAAGGAACTGACCTTAGAAAAGTCTAATCGACGTGTCTTCATACTTTCAAAAGCAGAATAACCAATCTTTTTTACACTACTGGGGATGCGTAATTCTGTTGATGGTGCTGAAAGTTTAAATGATTCATTTCCTAATTCTTCTAATCCTTCTGGCAAAACTGCCTCTCCTTTGAATTGAATAAAGGTTGCTGGAGATAAAACTTTTAAATTCAAGGGTAAAATAACTTTACTTGTGTTATTTGTAAAGGCTCCTCCATTCCACCCTCTTAAAAAGTTTACCAACCGGGAATTTTCTGAAAAATCAAGTACGTTCTCTTCTAACTGAATGTTTGAAAACGCTAGATTATCTATGGTCTCTAAGGAACTGACCTTAGTAAAGTCTAATCGACGTGTCTTCATACTTTCAAAAGCAGAATAACCAATCTTTTTTACACTACTGGGGATGCGTAATTCTGTTGATGGTGCTGAAAGTTTAAATGATTCATTTCCTAATTCTTCTAATCCTTCTGGTAAAACTGCCTCTCCTTTGAATTGAATAAAGGCTACTGGAGATAAAACTTTTAAATTCAAGGGTAAGATAACTTTACTTGTGTTATTTGTAAAGGCTCCTCCATTCCACCCTCTTAAAAAGTTTATCAGCCGAGAATTTTCTGAAAAATCAAGTACGTTCTCTTCTAACTGAATGTTTGAAAACGCTAGATTATCTATGGTCTCTAAGGAACTGACCTTAGTAAAGTCTAATCGACGTGTCTTCATACTTTCAAAAGCAGAATAACCAATCTTTTTTACACTACTGGGGATGCGTAATTCTATTGATGGTGCTGAAAGTTTAAATGATTCATTTCCTAATTCTTCTAATCCTTCTGGTAAAACTGCCTCTCCTTTGAATTGAATAAAGGTTGCTGGAGATAAAACTTTTAAATTCAAGGGTAAAATAACTTTACTTGTGTTATTTGTAAAGGCTCCTCCATTCCACCCTCTTAAAAAGTTTACCAACCGGGAATTTTTTGAAAAATCAAGTACGTTCTCTTCTAACTGAATGTTTGAAAACGCTAGATTATCTATGGTCTCTAAATTTACTAAATGATTAAAATCCAATTTGAATACTTTGCTTGCGTAAAATGCATAAGATGAGATAATCTTTAAAGATTTTGGTAAAACAATTTCATTTAAAGTTATCCCACTAAATGCTTCACGAGGTAGAATATTATCTACTAAATTAACGTGTAACAAATTTAAATTCTTTAGCGCATTCATTTGACGAATGGTCAAAAAATCTGCACTATTAAGGGTGCCTGTAAGGCTTAAATTGATTATCTTGGCCTTGTCTGTTCCTACCAGCTGGGATAGGGTTCCGGGTGTTGTCACTTCGTAGTTCTTACTGAGCTGCCCCCATGAAAGAGAAAAGCATAGAAAGAAACACAAAAGCGATAAATAATAGCTTTGTTTCATATAATATAACTTAATGTGATTTCTTACTTTTGATTAAAACCGACTTTTGATTTTTTTACTATTCTAATGTGTTTTTTTAAGAATAAAAAAGGTAAGAGCAAAATATAACAGACAGTATAAATTCATATATTTATAGTTATTTTTTATACAATATTAATAAATATTCATTATTAATTCAAACATAAATGAGACAATAATCAGTATTTGATTATATACAAAACAGGTTTTCAATGAACTAACCCTAAAAAAAAACCGGCAAATTGCCGGTTTTTTAAACTATAAATGATTGGTTACTTTTTTATTACTTTTTTGTTCACTACCTGCCCTTGAGCTTGTACTTGTACCATGTACACTCCCGAAGGCTGATTTTGTATATTCACATCCACTTCGGTGCTATTAGCAAACATTTTGCTATGAATTACTGTTCCGTTGATGTTCACCACACTAAGTTTTCCTTCCGTTACACCTGTAAGCAGTACTTTAAATAAGCCTGAAGTAGGATTCGGGGTAATTTTTATTTGAGACTCGGTTAGCGTTGTAGTTTGAGCTTCTACTGACTGAACTTCTACATAATTACGGCTTGATAATCGATTAATTGGTGATTTTTTTATTAACTCTTTATTAAATCTTATTTCGTCTTTAGCACATCTTATTGGTAGGCCCGTTCTTGGTCTGACTAAATTTGAAGGGTCTACCCCATCATTTCCAGTACCAAAAGCCATTGCTAAAGGTTCTAGAGATCGTTGGCTACTTCCATACATAGATGCAGACCAATTTTGACCATAAATTAGTAGTCCATCCAAAAATATAGGTCTATCTTTCTCTATTCCTCTACCTCCGTCTGAAGGAAAATGTCCTAAATTATACTCTTCAGATGTAAGTACTACACCTACTGTTCCTGCACGATTAGATATTAATCTTCCGGATAAAGCTTCCAAAGACTTGTTTTGTGGAATAATGTCAAAATCCCATAAATTGTCTTTATTCTTTTTCCATAATCCCATTCCTTCTTTATACCAAGGAGAACCATAAACTCCGGCACTTGAAAAATCCGGCACCCTCCATCCTTCAGGACAGGGATCAAATGGAGACTTAGAATCGGCATGTCCCCATAAATTTGGAACTATTTCTGGTAACCAACTATACGTATTTCCTCTGGATATATGTAAAAATGGATTTCTTACTGATTTGAGTAATACATCTTGAACTTTTGTATCTGCAGAAAATAAGGCATAATTATCATATTCAAGTGATGAGCTTACTACAGAATTATATTGTTGCTTTTTTAAATTCGTAGTTCCTAAATAAATTCTATCATGCTCCCCCCAAAAACCACCACTTAATGGTATAAATAAAGGCGTAGGATCTTTTCTTCCCCATTGATAAAGCAAACCTCTTGTATTATCTATAACTTGAGAATTTTTAGACGAAACATCAAACTCTATGGCACCTAAATTTCTATCCATAAATGTTGTTGTTAATGGCACATTTCCTCCATAAGTGTTAAATGCTAAATATTCTTCATAATTTTTTGAAAATTTACTTTCTGTAGTATAGGTTATAGTTTGTATCTCATTATTCGATACCCAAATATGCCAACTCCATAATACAGGATCTTCAGAGGTTTCTTTATCTCCAGAATGTAGAGAAATAACTGCATTTCCCGATTTATTTGCATTTATTTTTACAGAAATAACTGCATTTTCATCAACGCCATTTACTTTTACCTCTTTAATTAACTGAGTATCTGTAGTCCAATTTACATTAGTAGATAATTTTCCAGATGGCCATTGATGGTCGGTCAAAAGTTGGTTATATACAGCAAAGGCTTTATTAACAGGTATGGATATCTCTTGCTCTGATACATTTTTCACCAACATATAACTGTTAGGATTTTTTAATCCCTCAGTGTACTCTTCAACATCATTTGAAATATAAGTTGTAGTAACTTCCATTGTAGGAAAATCTTCTTTCACACAACGAATAGCAGCAAGTCCTCCACTGTGTCCTTCAATATCTATGGTTCGTATTTGATATAGACCCTTTGAATTATTTTGAAGAAAATCTGCTATTATGGCAAGACCCGTAATACCTCCCCACATATTCATTGTTGAACTTGAAAGTGCAATTTCAGCACCTTGATCCTGATAAACCAATTTATTACCATAAAAGACATAATGTCCAGTAAGTGGCATAAGACCTAAATTATAATTTGGTATTCCACTAAAATCTATACCTAAACCAGGATAAATTTGTATTCCTTTATAATGTTCTTTGTATTTGGTTTCATAATCTTCATTTTGAAAATCTAGAATTGTCGGCATATTTTGCCCGCCCCAAGGAGAATTAGATGGAGTATTAATAAACATATGCGCATAAGCAGGAACTCTCCATCCAGCTGGACAAGGATCAAAAGAAGATTTAGTCTGCTGTTCAAATTTCAATCCCGGCATACGTTTTCCTCCCGTATTATCTGACCATAAATTAGGAGTTCTTTCATTTTTTGAGTAGAATTCCTCTAAGTTATTATGAAACCAGGTGGATCTTGCAGGCACAGTTTTTTTACCTCCCGAATTTACTACAATCTCAGACTCTAAAGGTGTATATATTGTAAAAGGGTTATTAATACTTTCCCGTATATTTTCAGATATAATATTCGAAGCCCTTTCTTTCTGGAAACCATCTATAGCTAGATAGTTCGCATTAGTTACTTCCCCAAAACGTAAAGAGTTTATTCTGACTGAGATTCCATCTTTATAAACCATAGCAGGAAAAGGATCTTTTCTTCCCCATTGGTACATTAATCCTGCTGAACGAGTCCAATCATTTCCTAAAAATGAATTGGATAACGCTCCTAGATTACGATCCATAAAGGTATTAACTAAATGCTCGTTGCTCCCTGGATTATTATCATAGGTTATTCCATTAGTAGGGTCATCGGTCACCCACACATGCCAGCTCCAGTATACCGGATCTTTTAAAGGATCTCCAGTTGCTCCTACATGTAAGGCTACTACGGCATTCCCTTTTCCTTTTGCCTGGTTAATCATTACCTTTATTTTGGAATCCTTAGCATTCTGGTCAACAGATACCGAACGTACCAGACCTTTAACATCCTCCCAATATATGGAAGCAGAAAGAGTTCCTTCAGGAATTCCTTTTCCTTCCAAATATTCATTAGTTTCCCACATGGCGTAGGCTTTTGCTACCGGTATTTCTAATCCTCCATAGTTATTTGCTTTCGCAGCATCCACATCATAGATGTAACTATTAGGTGCATTCACCTGAGGATCTTTTATAATTTCCGGCCCAGCAACACAAAGTTCGGTTTCTACCGATACAGTAAAATCCTTCCACTGGCTGGTCTGGTTATACTTTGTAAGAGTATTTTTCGGTACAGCCAACTGTGTTTTAGAAAAATCTATTCCATTAAAAACATTGCTCCCTAATTGAGGAGGATTTATAGCACAGATAGATAATTTCTCTAATTCTTTACATCCTGAAAAAGCACCTTCACCTATAGTCTGTATTGTGGATGGCAAGGATAATTCTTTAATAGTTGATTCTTTGAATACGAATTTACCTAATGATTCTAATTCAGAAGGAATTGATACTGAACCACTGAAGCTTCTAAATGTAACATTAGGAAGATATTTTAGATTTGAAGGCAAAA contains these protein-coding regions:
- a CDS encoding leucine-rich repeat protein; this encodes MKQSYYLSLLCFFLCFSLSWGQLSKNYEVTTPGTLSQLVGTDKAKIINLSLTGTLNSADFLTIRQMNALKNLNLLHVNLVDNILPREAFSGITLNEIVLPKSLKIISSYAFYASKVFKLDFNHLVNLETIDNLAFSNIQLEENVLDFSKNSRLVNFLRGWNGGAFTNNTSKVILPLNLKVLSPATFIQFKGEAVLPEGLEELGNESFKLSAPSIELRIPSSVKKIGYSAFESMKTRRLDFTKVSSLETIDNLAFSNIQLEENVLDFSENSRLINFLRGWNGGAFTNNTSKVILPLNLKVLSPVAFIQFKGEAVLPEGLEELGNESFKLSAPSTELRIPSSVKKIGYSAFESMKTRRLDFTKVSSLETIDNLAFSNIQLEENVLDFSENSRLVNFLRGWNGGAFTNNTSKVILPLNLKVLSPATFIQFKGEAVLPEGLEELGNESFKLSAPSTELRIPSSVKKIGYSAFESMKTRRLDFSKVSSLETIDNLAFSNIQLEENVLDFSKNSRLENFLRGWNGGAFTNNTSKVILPLNLKVLSPVAFIQFKGEVVLPNGLEKISNQAFKYSSIKEIYLPSSLKIIETGAFMECGELEKLSICAITPPQLGTEVFKGINFSKVELSVPKNTLKKYNQASQWKDFKVSVETDLCLAGPEIIKDPQVNAPNSYIYDVDAAKANNYGGLEIPVAKAYAMWETNEYLEGKGIPKGTLSASVYWEDIEGLIRSVSVDQNAKDSKIKVMINRVKGKGNAVVALHVGTTGDPLKDPVYWSWHVWVTDNPTQGKTYINNQNGEMTNTFMDRNLGALSNSFLGHDWNRSGGLMYQWGRKDPLPVMRYIDNTFPIISTFPFGKIQNELHNFSVIKPGGTDINKNIQYATQNPLRIFKSDPNENGHESLLNWFSGVGVRADLWGDNNQAKTGLVTYKPALKSSFDPCPSGWRVPSFAYSVNVDVPKLPSYLPWGNGYKLGITELLGAKEEDLSSEYVRARYPSVKIYPGLGMDFKAGKGNYPLGQLSLTGHYRKYANGAIVYEDQASETYLWGATQAYKNELREIDGRGLGLRIISDASQNENKGFFQIQTANANSTYSGQAVRCVIDTRISEIGSYPTQYLAPDLLEYIEGINNPNSYMVVKEENAQTIHIPVNKAYAMYNQYLTDYEWPDKEAKLSVNIYWTTDTNLLKKPVLEGTNENATIKVTVNPNKSGNAVVSLHSGVNGNSNDKILWSWHIWVPNNSPVQNSVTYTTEEKFGSGKLNFEQLAYNTESFYPPLTTEFMDRNLGALEFDIASSDPNVYRHTGGMLYQWGRKDPLPSFFTYEDSPWLGNYSIFKGNSNNAYWHELGITEYEIYDVSYRDMFREGDSNRSVMKRSVENPLTVMFGPGYYVIGDKNIQANWLPEKDPTLWGHATKKSPFDPCPEGWRVPDHGFSMSENSPWKKENVDIKSIITKGYKGVIIANRGVSVPGLGQLPFTGYRAYPNRGSKEGTGVLEPGDVGGLWSASMINGIRNYALSLHYKRSSEKIDVGENEQPRTAMPVRCAKDQPRFTEESIANTPVNSSVRRNCVEAQSVEAQTSTLTESQIKITPNPTSGLFKVLLTGVTEGKLNVVNINGTVIHSQMFANSTEVDVNIQNQPSGVYVVQVQAQGQVVNKKVIKK